From the genome of Halomonas sp. I5-271120, one region includes:
- the norR gene encoding nitric oxide reductase transcriptional regulator NorR, whose amino-acid sequence MTDFLDALRDLLARLSTGDAEDTYHDDWTRLLHALVGDTQADASTLMVMNQDSLRPVAVLGLPDDVRGRPFRLQEHPRLAAIASHPGICRFPPDSELPDPFDGLIDEDMSQVHDCLGVALRDGDRLIGLLTLDALDVQGLASLDDGELLAAARLLGTCLRVAEQLSTTRQQLSEALEEEQRSVPLQQWHSPVMGRLMNALSLVAPTDMSVLLHGETGVGKEAVARALHVRSQRHRGPLVQVNCAALPEHLIESELFGHRRGAFSGAHAERRGHFAMADGGTLMLDEVGELPLALQPKLLRVLQEGEIQPLGSERAERVDVRIIAVTNRDLSSEVEAGRFREDLYHRLNAFPLAVPPLRERPEDISLLAGHFLEENRIRLGVANLRLDADAMAALTAWQWPGNIRELEHTLGRAALRALGEQGAVSPQVRRQSVLRLSPHHLALPGLPASEIPACGETPANPTVARKATLSDATALPLRQATDDFQRRHIQAHLEAKSGNWAATARELCIDPGNLHRLARRLGLKD is encoded by the coding sequence ATGACTGACTTTCTCGATGCCCTACGTGACCTGCTCGCTCGCCTTTCCACAGGCGATGCCGAGGATACCTACCACGATGACTGGACCAGGCTTCTGCATGCGCTGGTCGGTGATACCCAAGCCGATGCCAGCACCCTGATGGTGATGAACCAGGATAGCCTGCGGCCGGTGGCGGTCCTGGGCCTGCCCGATGACGTTCGCGGCCGCCCCTTCCGGCTGCAGGAACACCCTCGCCTGGCTGCCATCGCCTCCCATCCGGGCATCTGTCGCTTTCCGCCCGACAGCGAGCTGCCCGACCCTTTCGATGGCCTGATCGACGAGGACATGAGCCAGGTCCATGACTGCCTGGGCGTTGCACTCAGGGACGGCGATCGGCTGATCGGCTTGCTGACGCTCGATGCTCTGGACGTCCAGGGGCTGGCAAGCCTGGATGATGGCGAGCTGCTGGCCGCCGCGCGCCTGCTTGGCACCTGTCTGCGAGTGGCCGAGCAGCTCAGCACCACCCGCCAGCAGCTCAGCGAGGCCCTGGAGGAAGAGCAACGCAGCGTCCCTCTTCAACAGTGGCACAGCCCCGTCATGGGGCGCCTGATGAACGCCCTGTCATTGGTGGCACCTACCGACATGAGCGTGCTACTGCATGGCGAGACCGGGGTCGGCAAGGAAGCGGTGGCGCGCGCCCTGCATGTCCGCTCCCAACGCCACCGCGGCCCACTCGTGCAGGTCAACTGCGCCGCCCTTCCCGAGCACCTGATCGAAAGCGAGCTGTTTGGCCACCGGCGCGGCGCCTTTTCGGGCGCACACGCCGAACGCCGCGGGCACTTCGCTATGGCCGATGGTGGCACCCTGATGCTCGATGAGGTCGGCGAGCTGCCCCTGGCCCTGCAGCCCAAGCTGCTGCGGGTGCTTCAGGAAGGCGAGATTCAGCCGTTGGGCAGCGAGCGTGCTGAGCGCGTCGACGTACGCATCATTGCCGTCACCAATCGCGACCTGTCAAGCGAGGTCGAAGCGGGCCGCTTCCGGGAAGACCTCTATCACCGCCTGAACGCTTTTCCTCTTGCCGTTCCGCCGCTACGCGAGCGACCTGAAGATATTTCACTGCTGGCCGGCCATTTCCTCGAGGAAAACCGGATACGGCTCGGGGTCGCCAACCTGCGCCTAGACGCTGACGCCATGGCCGCACTGACGGCCTGGCAGTGGCCAGGCAACATACGCGAGCTCGAGCACACCCTGGGCAGAGCGGCGCTGAGGGCCCTTGGCGAGCAGGGAGCCGTCAGCCCCCAGGTGAGACGCCAGTCAGTACTCCGCCTGTCGCCCCACCACCTGGCGCTGCCCGGCTTACCCGCAAGTGAAATTCCCGCCTGCGGCGAGACACCAGCCAACCCCACAGTAGCCAGAAAAGCCACGCTCAGTGATGCGACCGCCTTGCCCCTGCGACAGGCCACCGACGACTTCCAACGACGCCATATCCAGGCCCACCTCGAGGCGAAATCCGGCAACTGGGCGGCCACCGCCCGAGAGCTATGCATCGACCCCGGCAACCTGCACCGCCTGGCCAGGCGCCTTGGCTTGAAGGACTAG
- the cysN gene encoding sulfate adenylyltransferase subunit CysN codes for MAHQSTLIADNIEQYLHEHENKDLLRFITCGSVDDGKSTLIGRLLHDSKMIYEDQLAAITQASKTSGTTGDQVDLALLVDGLQSEREQGITIDVAYRFFSTDRRKFIIADTPGHEQYTRNMATGASTASLAVILIDARYGVQTQTRRHSYIADLLGIQHLVIAVNKMDLVDYSEDRFNEIVAEYRAFAENLNAPDIRFVPLSALTGDNVVNGSDQMDWFGGEPLLSLLETVEVAHDSNLSDLRLPVQYVNRPNLDFRGYCGTLAAGILRPGQAVKALPSNKTSKIERIVTFDGDLEAAYPGQAITVTLEDEIDISRGDWLVAADAEVPMSNAFEADIVWMHETALEPGRPYDLKLATRDLTGQVSHIDYQVDVNTLEHKDAERLELNAIGRCQVELTAEVPVDDYRKSPGTGSFIVVDRLTNVTVGAGMIRGTAKGSGQVGGEVDWQGFEVELNALVRKYFPHWEAKDVSTLLGR; via the coding sequence ATGGCTCATCAATCAACCCTGATCGCCGACAACATCGAGCAGTACCTGCACGAGCACGAGAACAAGGATCTCTTGCGCTTCATCACCTGCGGCAGCGTCGATGACGGCAAGTCGACCCTGATCGGGCGGCTGCTGCACGACTCCAAGATGATCTACGAGGATCAGCTCGCCGCCATCACCCAGGCTTCCAAGACCAGCGGGACCACCGGTGATCAGGTCGATCTGGCGCTGCTGGTCGACGGCCTGCAGTCCGAGCGGGAGCAGGGCATCACCATCGACGTCGCCTATCGCTTCTTCTCCACCGACCGGCGCAAGTTCATCATCGCCGATACGCCGGGCCACGAGCAGTACACCCGCAACATGGCCACCGGCGCCTCCACCGCGAGCCTCGCGGTGATCCTGATCGACGCCCGTTATGGCGTGCAGACCCAGACTCGCCGCCACAGCTACATCGCCGACCTGCTGGGCATCCAGCACCTGGTGATCGCGGTCAACAAGATGGACCTGGTCGACTACTCCGAAGACCGCTTCAACGAGATCGTCGCCGAGTACCGGGCCTTCGCCGAAAACCTCAACGCTCCGGATATCCGCTTCGTGCCGCTGTCGGCGCTGACCGGCGACAACGTGGTCAACGGCAGTGACCAAATGGACTGGTTTGGCGGCGAGCCGCTGCTCTCGCTGCTGGAGACCGTCGAGGTCGCTCACGACTCGAACCTCAGTGATCTGCGCCTGCCCGTGCAGTACGTCAATCGGCCTAATCTCGACTTTCGCGGTTACTGCGGCACCCTCGCCGCCGGCATCCTGCGTCCAGGTCAGGCCGTCAAGGCGCTGCCGTCCAACAAGACGAGCAAGATCGAGCGTATCGTCACCTTCGACGGCGACCTGGAAGCGGCCTATCCGGGTCAGGCGATCACTGTGACCCTGGAAGACGAGATCGACATCTCTCGAGGCGACTGGCTCGTTGCCGCCGATGCCGAGGTGCCGATGTCCAACGCCTTCGAGGCCGATATCGTCTGGATGCACGAGACGGCGCTCGAGCCCGGCCGGCCCTATGATCTCAAGCTCGCCACGCGAGACCTGACCGGTCAGGTGAGTCACATCGACTACCAGGTCGATGTCAACACCCTTGAGCATAAGGACGCCGAGCGTCTGGAGCTCAACGCCATCGGCCGCTGCCAGGTAGAGCTGACCGCCGAGGTACCGGTGGACGACTACCGCAAGAGCCCGGGCACCGGCAGCTTCATCGTCGTCGACCGTCTGACCAACGTCACCGTCGGTGCCGGCATGATTCGCGGCACGGCCAAGGGCAGCGGCCAAGTCGGTGGCGAAGTCGACTGGCAGGGCTTTGAAGTCGAACTCAACGCCTTGGTGCGCAAGTATTTCCCGCATTGGGAAGCCAAGGACGTGAGCACGCTGCTGGGTCGCTAA